Within Astyanax mexicanus isolate ESR-SI-001 chromosome 2, AstMex3_surface, whole genome shotgun sequence, the genomic segment TAATGAAGTGAGTGGGAAGACttggctttaaaagaaaaaatgtaatgGAACATTACAAGATGTAAACTTTAAATTGTCAACATACTGGTCCTGCCAGAAGCTGGGCTTGGGGTGTTTTCCAGTTTGGAGAACTAATTACTTCAAGTTGTTTTACTGAGAACTTATATCGAAACTGGTTAAACTTGAAGCAGGAAAGGTAGAGACTCCTGTCTCACAACCGTCccatttttactatgtttactaGTTCTACTATGGGAAGAGTTATATTTAAGACACATTTATTATCTGAAAATCTTAAGTCCAGACAGACTGTGTAAGAGTAAGTGTTAAGAAGAATGGAGAGAAACTTGTTTGAAGTGTTTTAAATAGTGAAACTTCAGTCAAATGTGGGTAGAAGGAAGGTGGACTCAATGAGTTCGAACAGGCTGTAGGAGATCTGCAGGCTGATGTTGTCGTTATGCAGAGATGATGCTCCCTCCATCTGCGCTCTCTTGTGAAGCTCACGGCAGATCAGAGGCACAACCTACCAGCAAAAGAAAGTAGAAAATGGATCACCAGTCCTGGACATgcaggatgaagatgaagaagagtGCAACAGGATTGACTGCGCTTTACCTTTACGATTATCAGTTTTTTCTCCAGGGCCTTTCCATCAGGGAATTTCTCCCCGAAGCACAAATAGATCGTGTAGTCAGGCGATCCACGCTGGTGGCTTTGGAAATCCATGAGATCTGAAAGAGGAGCAGAGGTTTAGACAATGCGACAGCTATACTCTGAATACATTAATTTTCAAAAAAGTAGTTGCCCCGAGAAGAAGTCAACCAGCAGGAACTTTGAGACGTGTCTGACTCTCATGGAGCGATTTAGAATGGCAGTGGGTCATCATTAGTGAgaagtcctgcttttgtcttggtggagaccaACAGAATATCACATACTGTCACATGTCCAGAAAGCCTGggatcatggtgtggggtgcaattttgtatGACTGCAAAACCACCTTTCGTCTTTTTAACAGGCTTCTTGACAGCCTAAGAGTATTCCAGCAGCATGGGATGGATTATGCCAAGATAAATGACATGTGTTGCATGTGTTACACAATACttctgttttaattatttaatgttacTGGTGATCTTTATCTCCCCTGCCAAATGGCACTGTAATCTGGCTTTCCTGCTGGGTGCAACTATATTTGCAACCATTTTTGACAATGATTGTGATACTTGTGCAGAAAAAGTGATAATATATATCTCACacacatgagaaatggctgaaataacaaaaaaaagatgcagagctttcagatctcaaataatgcaaagaaaacaagtttatgtttataaagttttaggatttcagaaatcaatatttggtgcaataaccctggttttaatcacagttgtcatgcattttggcatgttcatggtctttcacactgcttttggtctATATAATCTCTATATAATAtaatctcttgattatattccagaggttttcaatttggtaaaatcaaagaaaatcataatttttggGTGCATCTAGTCTTGTACCTTTGGTGTACTTTTCGAAGCTAAACAGAAGTTCCTTGCAGTTCTGGGGCAGCTTTTTGGGCTCTGGGTTCTGAATCTCGGCAGGATCTCTGGTGCTAAAAAACACATTGCACTTGTCTTGGCGGAGGCCATAGATTCCTGTTGGGCACACCTCCAGCAGCAGGCCCCTCTGGATGCTGTCCAGGAGGCGCTTGGTGTACTCGACCTGTATCTGGTCCGTAAGGCCTTCAGTGCAGGGGAAAAGGATGGACTGGCCACTCAGCTGAGACGGATCGCAGTGGTAGTGGAGTTGAACAGACTGAGCTGAGCTCTGGACCTTCAGCTTCTCGGCTCCCCTGTAGTGAATGGAGATCTCCAGCTCGAATGGAAAGGGCAGGTTCTCAAATGGAGGCACTGAGAAGACAAGTGCAAAGACGGAACTATGATTATGGTGTGTTATATTTTCTGTGGCAGTTCAACAGTAGAGCTGGGAATTACTTTATTCTCATATTCCTGACTTTtcagttaaacattcagataatCCTACATTTCCAGAAAACTGTTAGCTAAAGACTTTAATTTATCACAGTTGGTTTGACAGTCATTTACCAGTCATTTTTGGTGAATCTAATCGAAAAAATGTCCCAGTTTTATGTCCCAAGTTCTTATTGTTAGCACTGTGGTGCAAAGTTTTAGAAAGCTAGATTACCTTTGGACTTTTCACAGCCCAAAGCTAcgttaatgacgttaataaaatAGATACATGATATGGTCAACCACATTGCAAGACCTATTACTGATTCAAAATGTGTGAGATACAATTAGATGCATCACATTTATGTTGCAGGTTAGCATGGATAGCCAGTCCAGCTCCAAAATCCTTATTAACTTATCCATACCTGCAGCGTAGTGTTgttgtggtggtggtagtagagCAGGTACTGGAGCTGGAATGTTACTCTGCGGACAAGGTTGCAGAATAACTTCCGGCACAGGATTTGCAAAGTAGTTGCCTTGATCTGCTATAGGCTGCGAATAGTTTCCCCATTGCTGGTAATCttgaaaaaagaaaagttgagGGAATGTCTTTTTATTAGGTATTTGAAAATGTATCAATTAAAATAAGTATCACTTTATTAATGATCTATTTTTTTAAAGGGTTCTGCAAAAGTGTTTGCAAAGCTAGTATACAATAATTACTAAATGAAAAAGAGATGTGAGTAGGAAAATACCAGAATAATCGAGATGCAGAGTGTCCAGGTTAAATGGCAAATCCTCACGCTGTACAAAAACAAGGATATGAAAGTTAATAGCCTTGCACTTTGGCCCCTTGGTTGTAAACAAACAATGTTGTGCAGCCAGTTCATACTGATGTCAAAGTACAGTCTGCAGTCTAATCTCTCAGTGCAATTTTACGACATATTTTGTGTGCACTgtaatatttattacattaccAACACCTCATTAAAAAACTATTATAAGCCAATCTGTGCTATATACGTTTTCTTTAATCTTTCTGTCTCATGCTTATACTGTGTTGAAAATCCCCAACAAATCTAAATGACCACAGTATTTGAACAGGAATAGCACAAATTGTATCCATGTAAAATTACATGTAAAATTTACCACTGTGATATTACATTACCACTGTAGTAGCTGACAAAGTTTGGGGATATAATTATAGTATAatgtatgatattttatttttctgtaactCCTTGTACTATTGTTATTCTTCACATATCTTATCTTCTtctccacagggttctattttggtgcttgtaaaaataatgttaattattgCCATAATGTAAAGTGATAAAGTGTGGGCTTACAAACAGTGTCTaagtatttaaccccttaaatatGATCCTTATGTGCTCTGTGCACTTTATGTAACTAAATTTGACACCCCTTATTTAAAACGCCATATTAAAAAATCTCTatcttatttttaaataacattttgctACATAATCCCAAACTGTCCTTTGTTTATTTAGAATGTGACACAGAAACGCAACAGC encodes:
- the irf7 gene encoding interferon regulatory factor 7 isoform X2 — its product is MSHLIERSTEESSMAKPQFGSWLLEQVQAGRYEGLYMTGTDTFRIPWKHNSRKDCGNEDNRIFREWAVVSGKISDYPNDKAKWKTNFRCALNSLKHFKMVEDHSKDYHDDPHKIYRIVRPENIHNEEMYKTEDIPMEREDLPFNLDTLHLDYSDYQQWGNYSQPIADQGNYFANPVPEVILQPCPQSNIPAPVPALLPPPQQHYAAVPPFENLPFPFELEISIHYRGAEKLKVQSSAQSVQLHYHCDPSQLSGQSILFPCTEGLTDQIQVEYTKRLLDSIQRGLLLEVCPTGIYGLRQDKCNVFFSTRDPAEIQNPEPKKLPQNCKELLFSFEKYTKDLMDFQSHQRGSPDYTIYLCFGEKFPDGKALEKKLIIVKVVPLICRELHKRAQMEGASSLHNDNISLQISYSLFELIESTFLLPTFD
- the irf7 gene encoding interferon regulatory factor 7 isoform X1, which encodes MSHLIERSTEESSSMAKPQFGSWLLEQVQAGRYEGLYMTGTDTFRIPWKHNSRKDCGNEDNRIFREWAVVSGKISDYPNDKAKWKTNFRCALNSLKHFKMVEDHSKDYHDDPHKIYRIVRPENIHNEEMYKTEDIPMEREDLPFNLDTLHLDYSDYQQWGNYSQPIADQGNYFANPVPEVILQPCPQSNIPAPVPALLPPPQQHYAAVPPFENLPFPFELEISIHYRGAEKLKVQSSAQSVQLHYHCDPSQLSGQSILFPCTEGLTDQIQVEYTKRLLDSIQRGLLLEVCPTGIYGLRQDKCNVFFSTRDPAEIQNPEPKKLPQNCKELLFSFEKYTKDLMDFQSHQRGSPDYTIYLCFGEKFPDGKALEKKLIIVKVVPLICRELHKRAQMEGASSLHNDNISLQISYSLFELIESTFLLPTFD